The Lycium barbarum isolate Lr01 chromosome 12, ASM1917538v2, whole genome shotgun sequence genome includes a region encoding these proteins:
- the LOC132623343 gene encoding uncharacterized protein LOC132623343 — MYGPRGAMLGSGGFSDGYDIGSKRPRMMEPNPYLAVSSSASGYQQAYDYDSRFEPSVFPVVRLRGLPFDCTEIDIYKFFAGLDIVDIFLVNKDGRFSGEAFVVFAGHMQVDFALQRDRQNIGRRYVEVFSCKKQDYYQAIAAEMKEGGGYDSDYHPSPPPPRPKRGSQNKDQMEYTEILKMRGLPYRCTKADIVKFFGREFNLADDKINITYRRDGKATGDAFVEFASAEEAKRAMCKDNVVIGSRYIELFPSNTDEARRGSRSRQ, encoded by the exons ATGTACGGACCAAGAGG GGCAATGTTGGGGAGCGGGGGGTTTTCAGACGGGTACGACATCGGCTCAAAGAGACCAAGAATGATGGAACCAAATCCTTACCTCGCAGTGAGCAGCAGTGCAAGTGGCTATCAGCAGGCTTACGACTATGACAGCAGATTTGAGCCCTCTGTATTTCCTGTTGTTCGTTTAAGGGGTCTTCCGTTTGATTGCACTGAGATTGACATTTACAAGTTCTTTGCTGGCCTGGACATTGTGGATATTTTCCTGGTTAACAAGGATGGTAGGTTCTCTGGAGAAGCATTTGTTGTCTTCGCTGGTCATATGCAAGTGGATTTTGCTCTTCAGAGGGATCGACAGAACATAGGGAGGAGATATGTGGAGGTTTTCAGTTGCAAGAAGCAAGACTATTACCAAGCTATAGCTGCTGAGATGAAGGAAGGAGGAGGTTATGACTCTGACTACCATCCTTCCCCGCCACCTCCTCGACCAAAGAGGGGGTCCCAGAACAAAGATCAAATGGAATACACCGAGATATTGAAAATGCGCGGTCTCCCGTACAGGTGCACGAAAGCTGACATTGTCAAGTTTTTTGGTAGGGAATTTAACCTTGCAGATGACAAGATAAACATTACCTACCGGCGTGATGGAAAAGCTACTGGAGATGCTTTTGTGGAATTTGCATCGGCTGAGGAGGCTAAGAGAGCTATGTGCAAGGATAATGTGGTGATTGGATCTAGGTACATCGAGCTATTTCCTTCAAATACAGATGAAGCAAGGCGTGGGTCAAGGTCACGGCAATGA
- the LOC132623312 gene encoding protein GET1-like: MEESMEKLDGSLAAPMIFLIVVSVQYLSRHVELNTSRVSVNAEELKLRAEIKQLLKDANAMSQPSTFAQAAKLRRMAAAKEQELAKNHEKLLKEMKSSYDTHKKALTVIKVLTYFLLIIWFWRIPVASIPKQLVQPFGRILSWRAGGPANENVMVGVIPWLILSTRVSKLICRKIFK, translated from the exons ATGGAGGAATCAATGGAGAAACTTGATGGATCCCTTGCCGCGCCAATGATATTCCTTATCGTCGTCTCCGTTCAGTACCTCTCCCGTCATGTCGAACTCAATACGAGT AGGGTTTCTGTAAATGCTGAGGAGTTGAAGTTGCGTGCAGAAATTAAGCAACTGCTAAAAGATGCTAATGCCATGTCACA GCCTTCAACGTTTGCACAAGCTGCCAAACTAAGAAGGATGGCAGCAGCCAAGGAGCAAGAACTTGCAAAAA ATCATGAAAAGCTCCTAAAAGAGATGAAATCGTCATATGATACACACAAAAAAGCCCTCACGGTTATAAAG GTCTTGACTTACTTCTTGCTGATTATCTGGTTTTGGCGTATTCCTGTGGCTTCCATACCTAAGCAGCTCGTGCAACCTTTCG GTAGGATTTTGTCTTGGCGAGCTGGAGGTCCAGCTAATGAAAATGTCATG GTGGGAGTCATTCCATGGTTAATATTGTCCACTAGAGTCAGCAAACTTATCTGCCGAAAAATATTCAAATAG